One window of uncultured Desulfovibrio sp. genomic DNA carries:
- the fliS gene encoding flagellar export chaperone FliS: MNKAAQAYFQTKVGTTDQGQLLLMLYDGALTFIQQARTKMIANDYAGKGILISKVIDIINELSASLNMDKGGSLAVNLNNLYLLCTARLLRANLKMDMDSLNSVESILSGLRGAYAQIIETPEARQASNDIATRLQPMGTMTRSPQPIIPSTVTAVPRSHAQAAYGRSAMRPAAPVTEAPSQTADAQRAHVQSFDQAAPQAAAPQPRLPGAYGKP; this comes from the coding sequence ATGAACAAAGCGGCGCAAGCATATTTTCAGACCAAGGTCGGCACCACGGATCAGGGGCAACTTTTGCTCATGCTCTATGACGGCGCACTCACATTCATACAGCAGGCGCGCACAAAAATGATTGCCAATGACTATGCGGGAAAGGGCATCCTTATCTCCAAGGTCATCGATATCATCAACGAGCTTTCCGCTTCTTTGAACATGGACAAGGGCGGCAGCCTGGCTGTGAACCTCAACAACCTGTACCTGCTCTGCACGGCCCGTTTGCTGCGCGCCAACCTGAAAATGGATATGGATTCACTCAACAGTGTGGAATCCATCCTTTCAGGCCTGCGCGGCGCCTATGCCCAGATTATTGAAACCCCCGAGGCCCGTCAGGCGAGCAACGATATTGCCACCCGCCTGCAACCCATGGGGACAATGACCAGGTCACCGCAGCCCATCATACCGTCAACAGTTACCGCCGTGCCGCGCTCCCATGCTCAGGCGGCCTATGGCCGTAGCGCCATGCGCCCTGCAGCCCCTGTGACGGAGGCACCCAGCCAGACGGCCGATGCCCAGCGCGCGCATGTGCAGTCCTTTGATCAGGCCGCGCCACAGGCGGCAGCGCCACAGCCGCGCCTGCCCGGCGCTTACGGCAAACCCTAG